In the Topomyia yanbarensis strain Yona2022 chromosome 3, ASM3024719v1, whole genome shotgun sequence genome, one interval contains:
- the LOC131686765 gene encoding elongation factor 1-alpha: MGKEKIHINIVVIGHVDSGKSTTTGHLIYKCGGIDKRTIEKFEKEAQEMGKGSFKYAWVLDKLKAERERGITIDIALWKFETAKYYVTIIDAPGHRDFIKNMITGTSQADCAVLIVAAGTGEFEAGISKNGQTREHALLAFTLGVKQLIVGVNKMDSTEPPYSESRFEEIKKEVSSYIKKIGYNPAAVAFVPISGWHGDNMLESSAKMPWFKGWAVERKEGKADGKCLIEALDAILPPSRPTDKPLRLPLQDVYKIGGIGTVPVGRVETGVLKPGTVVVFAPVNLTTEVKSVEMHHEALAEAVPGDNVGFNVKNVSVKELRRGYVAGDTKNAPPKGAADFTAQVIVLNHPGQISNGYTPVLDCHTAHIACKFSEIKEKVDRRSGKSTEDNPKSIKSGDAAIVILVPSKPLCVESFQEFPPLGRFAVRDMRQTVAVGVIKSVTFKDASGGKVTKAAEKAQKTKK, encoded by the coding sequence ATGGGTAAGGAAAAGATTCACATTAACATTGTCGTAATTGGACACGTCGATTCTGGCAAGTCGACCACCACCGGCCATCTGATCTACAAATGCGGCGGTATCGACAAGCGTACGATCGAGAAATTCGAGAAGGAAGCCCAGGAAATGGGCAAAGGTTCCTTCAAGTATGCCTGGGTGTTGGACAAACTGAAGGCCGAACGTGAACGTGGTATTACCATTGATATTGCCTTGTGGAAGTTCGAAACCGCCAAGTACTACGTCACCATCATTGACGCTCCTGGACATCGTGATTTCATCAAGAACATGATCACCGGAACATCACAGGCCGATTGTGCTGTGTTGATTGTTGCTGCCGGTACTGGTGAGTTCGAAGCCGGTATCTCGAAGAACGGACAGACTCGTGAGCATGCCCTGCTCGCCTTCACCCTCGGTGTCAAGCAGCTGATCGTTGGTGTCAACAAGATGGATTCTACTGAGCCCCCATACAGTGAATCTCGTTTCGAGGAAATCAAGAAAGAAGTTTCGTCGTACATCAAGAAGATCGGTTACAACCCTGCTGCTGTCGCATTCGTTCCAATCTCGGGTTGGCATGGAGACAACATGTTGGAATCATCTGCCAAGATGCCATGGTTCAAGGGATGGGCTGTCGAGCGTAAGGAAGGCAAGGCCGATGGCAAGTGTTTGATTGAAGCTTTGGATGCCATTCTGCCACCGTCTCGGCCAACCGACAAGCCTCTGCGTCTGCCACTTCAGGACGTCTACAAAATTGGTGGTATTGGAACAGTCCCAGTAGGTCGTGTTGAAACCGGTGTCCTGAAGCCCGGTACCGTCGTCGTGTTCGCCCCAGTTAACTTGACCACTGAAGTAAAGTCCGTTGAAATGCACCACGAAGCTCTGGCTGAGGCTGTTCCCGGAGATAACGTTGGCTTCAACGTTAAGAACGTATCGGTAAAGGAATTGCGCCGTGGTTATGTCGCTGGCGACACCAAGAACGCTCCACCCAAGGGCGCTGCTGATTTCACCGCTCAGGTCATCGTGCTGAACCATCCTGGTCAGATCTCCAATGGTTACACACCAGTGCTGGATTGTCACACCGCTCATATTGCTTGCAAGTTCTCCGAAATCAAGGAGAAGGTAGATCGTCGTTCTGGAAAGTCGACTGAGGACAACCCGAAATCGATCAAATCTGGCGATGCTGCCATCGTCATTCTGGTCCCATCCAAGCCGCTGTGCGTGGAGTCCTTCCAGGAGTTCCCACCTCTGGGGCGATTCGCTGTGCGTGACATGAGACAGACCGTCGCTGTCGGAGTTATCAAGTCGGTCACCTTCAAGGACGCTTCCGGCGGTAAGGTTACCAAGGCTGCCGAAAAGGCTCAGAAGACCAAGAAATAG
- the LOC131691357 gene encoding E3 SUMO-protein ligase NSE2-like → MADMFNPNLEKIFESVNSTIRLASEFGDPEQQNIKPYAALAEKLVGVEAKFNIHNKALRECMNEITLEEFDRRYQSNISASKSNVKALKRYKDFIAQAKMLLSDNDDNAQDVDEDLQVEDTICDIDPITKRPLEIPVRNKKCNHVYEKASIEMLIKNNPRTRCPVMGCAANQYVTLTDLEEDKMLQHKLMLQRRRSSD, encoded by the exons ATGGCAGACATGTTTAACCCCAATTTAGAGAAAATCTTTGAAAGCGTGAATAGTACTATTCGATTGGCTTCTGAGTTTGGAGATCCAG AACAGCAAAACATAAAGCCATACGCTGCGCTAGCGGAAAAATTAGTGGGTGTCGAGGCAAAATTTAACATTCACAACAAAGCTCTTCGGGAATGCATGAATGAAATAACATTGGAGGAATTTGATCGC cGGTACCAATCAAACATCTCTGCCAGCAAGAGCAACGTGAAAGCTTTGAAACGCTACAAGGATTTCATCGCCCAAGCCAAAATGTTACTATCTGATAATGATGATAACGCTCAGGACGTCGACGAAGACCTGCAAGTTGAGGATACTATTTGCGACATCGATCCGATTACGAAGCGTCCACTTGAAATACCGGTGCGCAACAAAAAATGCAATCACGTATACGAGAAGGCTTCGATCGAAATGTTGATCAAAAATAATCCACGAACAAG ATGTCCAGTTATGGGATGTGCGGCTAATCAGTATGTGACTTTGACTGATTTGGAGGAAGACAAAATGCTGCAGCACAAGCTAATGCTTCAGCGCCGCAGAAGCTCAGATTGA